The DNA window GGCCATGTCTTTTGAATTTTTCGTAGCCCTGCGTCATCTGCGCTCCCGCCGACAATCAGGCTTGTTGTCGGCCATCACCTATATCGCGATCGCCGGCGTGATCGTTGGGGTGGCGGCACTGATCATCGTTCTGTCGGTGATGAACGGCTACGAATCCGAAGTGCGATCCCGCTTCATCGCCATGGGGAGTCATGTCAAAGTGGTGACCTTTCATGACCGCGGCCTGAGCGACATCCCTGCAGTCACCAAAACCGTACAATCGCTCTCCGCTGTGCAGGCCATCACCCCCTATCTGGAGGGGAAGGGGCTGATCAAGCACAGAAAACATACCACCGGCGTGGTCATCCAAGGCATCGAACCAGCCAGCGCCGGAAAGGTGGTCGACTTGAA is part of the bacterium genome and encodes:
- a CDS encoding lipoprotein-releasing system transmembrane subunit LolC — translated: MSFEFFVALRHLRSRRQSGLLSAITYIAIAGVIVGVAALIIVLSVMNGYESEVRSRFIAMGSHVKVVTFHDRGLSDIPAVTKTVQSLSAVQAITPYLEGKGLIKHRKHTTGVVIQGIEPASAGKVVDL